GGCCAGCAATGTTCTGGGCCAGATGGCGCGGCAATTGCCGCAGGACTGGCAACGGGCCTACGGCGTGCAGCCGCTGTTGCTGGAGACCCTGGTCGAAGAGGGTCGCTTCGCCGGGACCTGCTACCGGGCGGCGAACTGGATCGACGTGGGGCTGACTCAA
This region of bacterium genomic DNA includes:
- a CDS encoding DUF4338 domain-containing protein, whose protein sequence is ASNVLGQMARQLPQDWQRAYGVQPLLLETLVEEGRFAGTCYRAANWIDVGLTQGRGRMDCEHQRHGACRKRIFVYPLVAQARAALRGEI